Proteins found in one Desulfovibrio sp. genomic segment:
- the purM gene encoding phosphoribosylformylglycinamidine cyclo-ligase, with protein MSSDRAKAYTQAGVDIEAGNDLVSRIKGMVQSTQTRGVISDIGGFGGLFRPDLNGMTEPVLVSSTDGVGTKLKLAFACNKHDTVGIDLVAMSVNDILVQGANPLFFLDYFATGKLDVETAQTVIGGVAEGCRQSGCALLGGETAEMPDMYAPGEYDLAGFCVGIVDNAKLIDGSGIQVGDKIIGIASSGLHSNGFSLARKVLDQSGLSLTDPFPGGDGASVGDVLLTPTTIYVEAVRSLLRDMNVKGMAHITGGGFYDNIPRVLPAQVEARIHFGSWQMAPVFNWLKEAGNLSWPEILQIFNGGIGYVLVVPADQAEEAINRIQAFKLRAWSIGEIARRSKDDEQEQVIINF; from the coding sequence ATGTCCAGCGACCGCGCAAAAGCCTACACTCAGGCAGGCGTTGATATTGAGGCGGGAAACGATCTCGTTTCACGCATCAAAGGCATGGTTCAGAGCACGCAGACCAGAGGCGTCATTTCCGATATTGGCGGCTTCGGCGGCCTGTTCCGGCCTGACCTCAACGGCATGACCGAACCTGTGCTTGTTTCTTCCACCGATGGCGTGGGAACCAAGCTCAAACTGGCTTTTGCCTGCAACAAGCACGATACTGTGGGCATCGACCTTGTGGCCATGAGTGTCAACGACATTCTGGTTCAGGGTGCCAACCCTCTGTTTTTTCTTGACTACTTTGCCACCGGCAAGCTTGACGTAGAAACCGCCCAGACCGTCATTGGCGGCGTGGCCGAGGGCTGCCGTCAGTCCGGGTGCGCCCTGCTTGGCGGAGAAACCGCTGAAATGCCCGACATGTACGCGCCAGGCGAGTATGACCTTGCCGGTTTTTGCGTGGGCATAGTGGATAATGCCAAGCTCATTGACGGCTCCGGCATTCAGGTGGGCGACAAGATCATCGGCATCGCCTCCTCGGGCCTGCACTCCAACGGCTTTTCCCTGGCCCGCAAGGTGCTTGACCAGAGCGGCCTTTCCCTCACCGATCCCTTCCCCGGCGGGGATGGAGCCAGCGTTGGCGATGTGCTGCTGACGCCCACCACCATCTATGTGGAAGCGGTGCGATCCCTGCTGCGCGACATGAACGTCAAGGGCATGGCCCACATCACCGGCGGCGGCTTTTACGACAATATTCCCCGCGTACTGCCCGCCCAGGTGGAAGCGCGCATCCATTTTGGCAGCTGGCAGATGGCCCCCGTCTTCAACTGGCTTAAGGAAGCGGGCAACCTCAGCTGGCCGGAAATTCTGCAAATATTCAATGGCGGTATCGGCTATGTGCTGGTGGTGCCCGCCGATCAGGCCGAGGAAGCGATCAACCGCATTCAGGCCTTCAAGCTGCGGGCATGGTCCATAGGCGAAATAGCCCGCCGCTCCAAGGATGACGAACAGGAACAGGTCATCATCAACTTCTAG
- a CDS encoding YccF domain-containing protein, whose amino-acid sequence MNSAISCLGNAIWFLCGGIVMGLVWWLYGVLCFISIVGIPWGRACFVMGNFAFFPFGKMPVARDVLTGKPDVGTGPWGTVGNIIWLVLAGVWIALGHLVSAVMCAVTIIGIPFAWQHVKLAALALCPIGKTIVPAPLADAAERAAAERGFRDGR is encoded by the coding sequence ATGAACAGCGCCATCAGTTGCCTTGGAAACGCCATCTGGTTTTTGTGCGGCGGCATTGTCATGGGCCTTGTTTGGTGGCTATACGGGGTGCTCTGCTTTATTTCCATCGTAGGCATTCCCTGGGGCAGGGCATGCTTTGTCATGGGCAATTTTGCCTTCTTCCCCTTTGGCAAAATGCCCGTTGCGCGCGATGTGCTCACCGGCAAGCCGGATGTAGGCACCGGCCCATGGGGCACGGTGGGCAACATCATATGGCTCGTGCTGGCTGGCGTGTGGATTGCCCTTGGGCATCTGGTCTCCGCCGTCATGTGCGCGGTGACCATCATCGGCATTCCTTTTGCGTGGCAGCACGTCAAACTCGCCGCGCTGGCCCTCTGCCCCATCGGCAAGACCATTGTACCCGCGCCCCTGGCCGATGCTGCCGAACGCGCAGCAGCAGAACGAGGTTTCCGCGACGGGCGCTAG
- a CDS encoding TetR/AcrR family transcriptional regulator yields the protein MAPERKPATGPQRKRNAAETRNRLLQAARRLFAKANYGNVGIREIGAAAGVNPALISRYFGSKRNLFLEVASILNSEGIEALPDVPPMEKTSMAMGSILSGGAQSAWATDFRITALSALDPNVSDVMAKTYDNIRQHIMEVLPGEQAATRAELILAQIMGASMVVNLLRGADSPRIDIEYMNKFYAKQLAELFACQPAD from the coding sequence ATGGCTCCTGAACGTAAACCAGCCACAGGCCCGCAGCGCAAACGCAATGCCGCAGAAACCAGAAACCGTCTTTTGCAGGCGGCGCGAAGGCTCTTTGCCAAAGCCAACTACGGCAACGTCGGGATACGGGAAATCGGCGCGGCGGCCGGGGTAAACCCGGCACTCATCAGCCGCTATTTTGGCTCAAAAAGAAATCTTTTTCTTGAAGTGGCGTCCATTCTGAATTCAGAAGGCATTGAGGCCCTGCCTGATGTGCCGCCTATGGAAAAAACCAGCATGGCCATGGGCAGCATTCTCTCTGGCGGAGCGCAGAGCGCATGGGCCACAGATTTTCGCATCACTGCTCTTTCTGCGCTGGACCCCAATGTCTCGGACGTGATGGCAAAAACCTACGACAATATCCGCCAGCACATCATGGAGGTGCTGCCCGGCGAGCAGGCGGCCACGCGGGCAGAGCTGATACTGGCGCAGATCATGGGGGCTTCAATGGTGGTTAATCTGCTGCGCGGAGCGGATTCGCCCAGGATTGACATTGAGTACATGAATAAATTTTATGCAAAGCAATTGGCGGAACTGTTCGCCTGCCAACCCGCTGACTGA
- a CDS encoding MipA/OmpV family protein — MKIRGLSCLAALAILLLTAFSVRAEEGKTDSNRWGFNLGIGGTVSTSEYKGVERLGTALPLLGYEGEYLYLRGLSGGVHLFKNEYHEVNVQLSYLPQHFYASWSDNSGMKKLDDRYASAMAGINYRLRTELGVLAATLSTDALGVNKGVMADASYSYPIRFANMSLTPTAGVQWTDVNYNDYYYGVSKSEARASGLSNYSPESALSPYAELTLRVGLTESWSAFVSGKSQFLGQEITDSPMVERNNKYSLSGGFLYAF; from the coding sequence ATGAAAATACGGGGATTGTCGTGCTTGGCGGCATTAGCCATTCTTCTTTTAACGGCTTTTTCAGTCCGTGCGGAAGAAGGCAAGACCGACAGCAACCGATGGGGATTCAACCTCGGCATTGGCGGCACTGTTTCCACCTCGGAATATAAGGGAGTGGAAAGGCTGGGCACGGCCCTGCCCTTGCTGGGATATGAAGGCGAATATCTGTATTTGCGGGGATTGAGCGGCGGCGTGCACCTGTTCAAGAACGAATACCATGAGGTCAACGTGCAGCTTTCGTATCTGCCGCAGCATTTTTATGCCTCATGGAGCGACAACTCGGGCATGAAAAAACTTGATGACCGCTATGCTTCTGCCATGGCTGGCATCAACTACCGACTGCGCACCGAGCTTGGCGTGCTGGCCGCCACCCTTTCCACCGATGCGCTGGGCGTGAACAAGGGCGTGATGGCTGATGCCTCCTATTCCTACCCCATCCGCTTTGCCAATATGTCGCTTACCCCCACGGCAGGCGTGCAGTGGACTGACGTGAACTACAACGACTATTATTACGGTGTGAGCAAGAGCGAGGCCCGAGCCAGCGGTCTGAGCAACTACTCGCCGGAATCAGCCCTCTCGCCTTATGCTGAACTGACCTTGCGCGTCGGCCTTACAGAAAGCTGGAGCGCGTTTGTGAGTGGGAAAAGTCAGTTTTTGGGACAGGAAATAACCGACAGCCCCATGGTTGAACGCAACAACAAGTATTCGTTGAGCGGGGGCTTTCTTTACGCATTCTAG
- a CDS encoding DUF134 domain-containing protein, producing the protein MPRPCHCRRVSALPKNRCFKPNGIPLHELEEVVLSLDGLEALRLADFEDLNMDAAAARMGVSRHTFGRLLKRARRSVAQALVQGQALRIEGGVCAVDATAEGAESEVAMPGGLVVAVPSIAPGGPDAAPNAHFGRCQFYTLARVEDGNIGAVSIQPNPMHQGGDCAGPVQALLRLGVGALLAGGMGMRPLRALQEAGIAVYYNANLPTVADCLNAFAAGRLVPFGPGHLCQGGCASER; encoded by the coding sequence ATGCCAAGACCTTGCCATTGCAGGCGCGTGAGCGCCTTGCCAAAAAACAGATGTTTCAAGCCCAACGGTATTCCCCTGCACGAACTTGAAGAGGTCGTGCTGTCGCTGGATGGCCTGGAAGCCCTGCGTCTGGCCGACTTTGAAGACCTTAACATGGATGCCGCCGCAGCCCGCATGGGTGTTTCGCGGCACACCTTTGGCAGGCTTTTGAAGCGCGCGCGGCGCAGCGTGGCTCAGGCTCTGGTGCAGGGGCAGGCCCTGCGCATTGAGGGCGGGGTGTGCGCTGTGGATGCGACTGCCGAGGGGGCGGAAAGCGAGGTTGCCATGCCGGGCGGGCTGGTGGTGGCCGTGCCAAGCATTGCCCCTGGCGGGCCGGATGCCGCGCCCAACGCGCATTTTGGCCGATGTCAGTTCTATACCCTTGCCAGGGTGGAAGACGGCAATATCGGGGCGGTCAGCATTCAGCCCAATCCCATGCATCAGGGCGGGGATTGCGCCGGGCCGGTACAGGCCTTGCTGCGTCTTGGTGTTGGCGCTCTGCTCGCGGGCGGCATGGGCATGAGGCCCCTGCGGGCTTTGCAGGAGGCGGGTATAGCCGTGTATTACAATGCCAATCTGCCTACAGTGGCCGACTGTCTTAACGCCTTTGCTGCGGGCAGGCTTGTTCCCTTCGGCCCCGGACATCTTTGCCAGGGCGGTTGCGCTTCTGAACGGTAG
- a CDS encoding response regulator receiver protein, which produces MKRSILLQTGRPAVFAAFVAELESQGCAVTTVADADACKRCVQKQAPALVMLDATSQEQAKQDVIGIMRVNALVHTAVVSEMPEDVFHDVMEGLGILASLPTTPTADDARRVMRLLTELQA; this is translated from the coding sequence ATGAAGCGCTCCATTCTGTTGCAGACAGGGCGGCCCGCAGTTTTTGCCGCCTTTGTGGCGGAGCTTGAAAGCCAGGGCTGCGCCGTAACCACGGTTGCTGATGCCGATGCCTGCAAACGCTGCGTGCAAAAGCAGGCCCCTGCGCTGGTGATGCTGGATGCCACCTCGCAGGAGCAGGCGAAGCAGGATGTCATCGGCATCATGCGTGTGAATGCGCTGGTGCATACGGCGGTTGTCAGCGAAATGCCCGAGGATGTTTTTCATGACGTCATGGAAGGCCTGGGCATTCTTGCCTCGCTGCCGACCACGCCCACAGCGGACGATGCGCGTCGCGTGATGCGCCTGCTGACGGAGCTTCAGGCCTGA
- a CDS encoding NifB/NifX family molybdenum-iron cluster-binding protein, whose product MSKTILAIPSQMPGGMDSGMGMHFGHCDIYTIVELENGQVAAQSTLESIPHQQGGCMAPVQYLASHGVNALLAGGMGMRPLMGFNQMGISVYFAGNQPTVGMAVQAFCQGKLTEFTPEHTCGGGH is encoded by the coding sequence ATGAGCAAGACGATTCTGGCGATTCCTTCGCAAATGCCCGGCGGCATGGATTCCGGCATGGGTATGCATTTTGGACATTGCGATATTTACACCATCGTGGAACTGGAAAACGGGCAGGTTGCCGCCCAGTCCACCCTTGAATCCATCCCGCATCAGCAGGGCGGGTGCATGGCCCCGGTGCAGTATCTGGCCTCCCACGGCGTCAATGCGCTTCTGGCTGGCGGCATGGGTATGCGCCCCCTCATGGGTTTCAACCAGATGGGTATCAGCGTGTACTTTGCAGGCAACCAGCCCACCGTGGGCATGGCCGTGCAGGCATTTTGCCAGGGCAAACTGACGGAATTCACTCCCGAGCACACCTGCGGCGGCGGGCATTAA
- a CDS encoding ATP-binding protein, whose product MREIVVISGKGGTGKTTVCAAFAALAHALGQKAVLCDLDVDVPDMHILLDPQVQQKEVFISGNTAHINPDLCTACGRCADLCRFDAVRLEDGVYTIDELGCEGCGVCHKLCPVHAVEFPERRCGVWYVSDTRFGPFVHAQLDPGQENSGRLVALLKRQARDKATQMGADLVLCDGSPGVGCPVISSLSGAALAVAVVEPTPSGRHDFARVAELCAHFRIPVAVLINKADLNAEEAARIHAVAAEGGHHVVGELPFSPLVTQAMVRRQALTEEISILTQPLAETLAAAWECVCALAAQPGRQGGINHL is encoded by the coding sequence ATGCGTGAGATAGTTGTTATCAGCGGCAAGGGCGGTACGGGAAAGACCACCGTCTGCGCCGCATTTGCCGCGCTGGCCCATGCGCTGGGGCAAAAGGCCGTACTCTGCGACCTGGATGTGGACGTGCCGGACATGCACATTCTGCTGGACCCGCAGGTGCAGCAGAAGGAAGTTTTTATTTCCGGTAATACGGCCCACATCAATCCTGATCTGTGCACCGCCTGCGGGCGCTGTGCCGATCTGTGCCGTTTTGATGCCGTGCGGCTTGAAGATGGCGTGTACACCATAGACGAACTGGGGTGCGAAGGTTGTGGTGTGTGCCACAAGCTTTGTCCGGTGCATGCGGTGGAATTCCCTGAACGGCGCTGTGGCGTGTGGTATGTCAGCGACACCCGCTTTGGACCTTTTGTGCATGCGCAGCTCGATCCCGGGCAGGAAAATTCCGGCAGGCTTGTGGCCCTGCTCAAACGTCAGGCCCGGGACAAGGCAACCCAAATGGGCGCAGACCTTGTGCTGTGCGATGGCTCGCCGGGTGTGGGCTGCCCTGTGATCAGCTCCCTTTCCGGTGCGGCACTGGCCGTGGCCGTGGTAGAGCCAACGCCTTCGGGGCGGCATGACTTTGCCCGCGTGGCGGAGCTGTGCGCGCATTTTCGCATTCCCGTGGCGGTGCTTATCAACAAGGCCGACCTGAACGCGGAGGAAGCCGCCCGCATACACGCCGTGGCCGCAGAAGGCGGGCACCATGTGGTGGGCGAACTGCCTTTCAGCCCGCTGGTCACGCAGGCCATGGTGCGGCGGCAGGCTCTGACCGAAGAAATTTCAATCCTTACCCAACCCCTTGCCGAAACACTGGCTGCAGCCTGGGAGTGCGTGTGCGCTTTGGCTGCGCAACCGGGGCGGCAAGGCGGCATAAACCACCTGTAA
- a CDS encoding ATP-binding protein produces MRIVIASGKGGAGKTTVTACLAGQWERDLLLVDADVEAPNLHLLLHPSLAEPESVYLEVPELVEEKCTGCGACRPMCSYGAIAMMGAKPMYFQDMCHGCGGCFEVCPEQALRVAQRELGALLQGSVPAGSKTLPFLMGRTRVGEAMTPPLLRAQERKLAELLAGHPSDVLMDAPPGVSCPAMTAARGADAVLLVAEPTPFGFYDFKLAHAAFAQLGRPVAVVMNRVGMEGNADCENELRAWCAGAKLSILAELPFQREAAHAYAHGLPPTEAQGATGQEWRQRFAELAVKLREFAKGASHA; encoded by the coding sequence ATGCGCATTGTGATTGCCAGCGGCAAAGGCGGCGCGGGAAAGACCACCGTAACCGCCTGCCTTGCAGGACAGTGGGAGCGCGACTTGTTGCTTGTGGACGCGGACGTGGAAGCGCCCAATCTGCACCTTTTGCTGCACCCAAGTCTCGCGGAGCCCGAATCGGTTTATCTTGAAGTGCCGGAACTGGTGGAGGAAAAATGCACGGGCTGCGGCGCATGCCGCCCCATGTGTTCCTACGGGGCCATTGCCATGATGGGTGCAAAGCCCATGTATTTTCAGGATATGTGCCACGGCTGCGGCGGCTGTTTTGAGGTGTGCCCGGAACAGGCGCTACGCGTGGCGCAGCGGGAGCTTGGCGCCCTGCTGCAGGGTTCTGTGCCCGCTGGCAGCAAAACACTCCCCTTTCTGATGGGCCGTACCCGCGTGGGCGAGGCCATGACTCCGCCCCTCCTGCGTGCTCAGGAGCGCAAGCTGGCAGAATTGCTTGCGGGGCATCCCTCTGACGTACTCATGGACGCTCCCCCCGGCGTGAGCTGCCCGGCCATGACGGCGGCTCGCGGCGCGGATGCCGTACTGCTGGTGGCGGAACCAACCCCCTTTGGCTTTTATGATTTCAAGCTGGCGCATGCGGCCTTTGCGCAGTTGGGGCGGCCCGTTGCCGTTGTGATGAACCGCGTGGGCATGGAAGGCAATGCCGATTGTGAGAATGAACTGCGCGCATGGTGCGCGGGCGCAAAACTGTCCATACTGGCAGAACTGCCCTTCCAGCGCGAGGCCGCCCACGCCTATGCCCACGGCTTGCCGCCCACGGAAGCGCAGGGCGCGACGGGTCAGGAATGGCGGCAGCGCTTTGCAGAACTTGCCGTCAAACTGCGGGAGTTTGCCAAGGGGGCCAGCCATGCGTGA
- a CDS encoding NifB/NifX family molybdenum-iron cluster-binding protein, protein MKVAVSSEGPGLESQVDPRFGRAGGFVIVDMDTMQADYVDNGASQAAAQGAGIQTAERLAGLGVQAVMSGYVGPKAFTALKAAGLDVYQDMDNRSVGEAVRCLADGSVSPATAPNK, encoded by the coding sequence ATGAAAGTAGCCGTTTCAAGCGAAGGGCCGGGGCTGGAATCGCAGGTTGATCCACGGTTCGGCAGGGCTGGCGGATTTGTGATCGTGGATATGGACACCATGCAGGCAGATTATGTGGACAACGGCGCATCGCAGGCGGCGGCGCAGGGTGCTGGCATTCAGACTGCTGAGCGGCTGGCTGGTCTGGGTGTGCAGGCCGTCATGAGCGGCTATGTGGGGCCCAAGGCTTTTACGGCCCTCAAGGCGGCTGGCCTCGACGTGTATCAGGACATGGACAACCGCAGCGTGGGCGAAGCCGTGCGCTGTCTTGCCGATGGCTCGGTCAGCCCAGCCACGGCTCCCAACAAGTAG
- a CDS encoding dihydrodipicolinate reductase, translated as MSKLRIAQYGCGKMSKYSMRYVYEKGAEIVAAFDVNPAVIGRDISAIIGGPERGVVVHHADEADKVLAALKPDACIITTMSLMRDIVDALMVCARNGVNAITTNEEAIFPMNSSPAITREVDAMAKKTGCTVCGSGYQDVFWGNLIATLAGAMHTINKIKGSSSYNVEDYGIALAKVHGAGLDLPAFEKEIASADAISPAERQQLIERGEFLPSYMWNVNGWLAERLGLTVKSQVQKCVPQTHSAELRSETLGMTIPAGHATGMSAVVTTETAEGIVIESECVGKVYAPGEVDRNDWTLMGEPDTQVVITRPATVELTCATIVNRIPDLINAAPGYVTTDLMPVNSYRVKPLDHYVHK; from the coding sequence ATGAGCAAATTGCGGATTGCCCAGTATGGTTGCGGAAAGATGTCCAAGTATTCCATGCGATACGTGTACGAAAAAGGCGCGGAAATCGTAGCTGCCTTTGACGTGAATCCCGCAGTGATCGGCCGGGATATCAGTGCAATCATTGGCGGGCCGGAGCGGGGCGTTGTGGTGCATCACGCTGATGAGGCCGACAAGGTGTTGGCCGCGCTCAAACCCGATGCCTGCATCATCACCACCATGAGCCTCATGCGCGACATTGTGGATGCCCTCATGGTCTGCGCCAGAAATGGCGTCAACGCCATCACCACCAATGAGGAAGCCATCTTCCCCATGAATTCTTCGCCCGCCATCACCCGCGAGGTGGATGCCATGGCGAAAAAAACGGGCTGCACGGTTTGCGGTTCCGGTTATCAGGACGTGTTCTGGGGCAACCTGATTGCCACCCTGGCCGGGGCCATGCATACCATCAACAAGATCAAGGGCAGCTCCAGCTACAATGTGGAAGACTACGGCATCGCCCTCGCCAAGGTTCACGGCGCGGGGCTTGACCTGCCCGCTTTTGAAAAGGAAATAGCTTCAGCAGACGCCATTTCGCCCGCAGAGCGTCAGCAGTTGATTGAGCGCGGCGAGTTTTTGCCCTCCTATATGTGGAACGTCAACGGCTGGCTGGCTGAGCGTCTGGGCCTTACGGTCAAAAGCCAGGTGCAGAAGTGCGTGCCCCAGACCCACAGCGCCGAGTTGCGCTCTGAAACGCTGGGTATGACCATCCCTGCCGGGCATGCCACAGGCATGTCTGCCGTGGTGACCACAGAAACGGCGGAGGGCATCGTTATCGAGAGCGAATGCGTGGGCAAGGTTTACGCCCCCGGCGAGGTTGACCGCAACGACTGGACGCTCATGGGCGAGCCGGATACGCAGGTGGTCATTACCCGTCCCGCCACGGTTGAACTGACCTGCGCCACCATCGTCAATCGCATACCCGACCTTATTAACGCCGCGCCGGGCTACGTGACCACTGACCTTATGCCGGTCAACAGCTACAGGGTAAAGCCTCTGGATCATTACGTGCACAAGTAG
- a CDS encoding DMT family transporter has product MEKPASVERPLEAHGPGLGNGYATNSAQKRLNWRHVAVGVCFSVIWSSAFVAGKIVVTEMGPFVSLFYRFVGTVFVLGLLCGKSLWGPQAGRALRAGFVLGLLNNVAYLGLSFSALQLVSPPWVVVIVSCSPFATLMLGVARRLESFSAAKLLGFGLSLAGIVLMVGVSKLEAGAVQGLLLAAGATVAFSVGAVLFRGRYSNMPLLPVNFWMSVCAMLCFAPAAMQSSVTPLAVSIPALLALGWLAVVSLLGMALWLLLIRTQGASTAAAYNMLNPLSGLALSALLLGVPILPTDVAGAAAIVAGLAVALGVRLPKR; this is encoded by the coding sequence CAGCAAGTGTGGAAAGGCCGCTGGAAGCGCACGGGCCTGGATTGGGGAACGGATACGCGACAAACTCGGCTCAAAAGCGTCTAAACTGGCGGCACGTGGCTGTGGGCGTGTGCTTTAGCGTTATCTGGAGTTCAGCCTTTGTGGCGGGCAAGATTGTGGTGACGGAAATGGGGCCATTCGTAAGCCTGTTTTACCGTTTTGTGGGCACCGTTTTTGTGCTTGGCCTCTTGTGCGGCAAAAGCCTGTGGGGGCCGCAGGCGGGCAGGGCGCTGCGGGCTGGATTTGTGCTCGGCCTGCTGAACAACGTGGCCTATCTGGGGCTGAGTTTCTCCGCCCTGCAACTGGTCTCGCCTCCCTGGGTTGTGGTCATTGTGTCCTGCTCGCCCTTTGCCACCCTTATGCTTGGCGTTGCGCGCAGGCTGGAATCGTTTAGTGCGGCAAAGCTGCTGGGCTTTGGCCTGTCGCTGGCTGGCATTGTGCTCATGGTGGGCGTGAGCAAGCTTGAGGCCGGGGCCGTTCAGGGGCTGCTGCTGGCTGCCGGGGCAACTGTGGCATTTTCCGTAGGTGCGGTGCTCTTTCGCGGCAGATACAGCAACATGCCGCTGCTGCCGGTCAATTTCTGGATGTCAGTCTGCGCCATGCTTTGTTTTGCCCCAGCTGCTATGCAGAGCAGCGTGACGCCTCTTGCGGTTTCCATTCCGGCCCTGCTGGCGCTGGGCTGGCTTGCTGTGGTGAGCCTGCTGGGCATGGCCCTGTGGCTGTTGCTCATCCGTACGCAAGGGGCATCCACTGCGGCTGCGTATAACATGCTCAATCCCCTGAGCGGACTGGCCCTTTCAGCTTTGTTGCTGGGCGTGCCCATCCTGCCCACCGATGTGGCGGGGGCTGCCGCCATTGTGGCAGGCCTTGCAGTGGCTCTGGGCGTGAGGCTGCCAAAGCGCTGA